A stretch of Hemicordylus capensis ecotype Gifberg chromosome 9, rHemCap1.1.pri, whole genome shotgun sequence DNA encodes these proteins:
- the GOT2 gene encoding aspartate aminotransferase, mitochondrial isoform X1, with protein MALLHSARFLPPGLAAAFSARASSWWAHVEMGPPDPILGVTEAFKRDTNSKKMNLGVGAYRDDSGKPYVLNCVRKAEAQITAKNLDKEYLPIAGLADFNKASAELALGDTNEVIKSGRYVTVQTISGTGSLRVGANFLQRFFKYSRDVYLPKPSWGNHTPIFRDAGMQLQSYRYYDPKTCGFDFTGALEDISKIPEQSVVLFHACAHNPTGVDPRPEQWKELAQAVKKRNLFAFFDMAYQGFASGDINRDSWAVRHFIEQGINVVLSQSYAKNMGLYGERVGAFTVVCKDAEEAKRVESQLKILIRPMYSNPPVNGARIASTILNSPDLRKEWLAEVKGMADRIIGMRTQLVANLKKEGSSHNWQHITDQIGMFCFTGLKPEQVERLTKEFSIYMTKDGRISVAGVTSGNVAYLAHAIHQVSK; from the exons TTCCTGGTGGGCTCATGTGGAGATGGGGCCCCCCGATCCCATCCTGGGCGTGACAGAAGCCTTCAAACGGGACACCAACAGTAAGAAGATGAACTTGGGAGTTGGGGCATACCGTGATGACAGCGGGAAGCCGTACGTCTTGAACTGCGTCCGCAAA GCAGAAGCCCAGATCACGGCCAAGAATCTGGACAAGGAGTACTTGCCCATCGCTGGGCTGGCAGACTTCAACAAGGCGTCAGCTGAGCTGGCTTTGGGGGATACGAATGAAGTGATTAAGAGCGGCCGG TATGTTACTGTGCAGACCATTTCTGGGACAGGCTCTTTAAGAGTTGGTGCTAACTTCTTG CAACGGTTCTTCAAGTACAGCCGGGATGTGTACCTCCCCAAGCCTTCCTGGGGGAATCACACCCCCATCTTCAGAGATGCAGGCATGCAGCTGCAGAGCTATCGGTACTATGACCCTAAAACCTGTGGCTTTGACTTCACTGGAGCCTTGGAGGACATCTCG aaaatcccagagcagagtgtggtgctCTTCCATGCCTGTGCTCACAACCCGACAGGAGTGGACCCCCGGCCTGAGCAGTGGAAGGAGCTGGCGCAAGCCGTGAAG AAAAGGAACCTCTTTGCCTTTTTTGACATGGCCTACCAAGGCTTTGCCAGCGGAGACATCAACCGCGATTCCTGGGCTGTCCGTCACTTCATTGAGCAAGGCATTAACGTTGTGCTGTCACAGTCATATGCAAAGAACATGGGCCTCTACG GGGAGCGTGTGGGCGCCTTCACGGTCGTCTGCAAGGACGCGGAGGAGGCCAAGCGAGTGGAGTCCCAGCTGAAGATCCTGATCCGCCCCATGTACTCCAACCCTCCCGTCAACGGAGCCCGCATCGCCTCCACCATCCTGAACAGCCCCGACCTGCGGAAGGAGTG GCTGGCAGAGGTGAAGGGGATGGCTGACCGCATCATTGGCATGCGCACCCAGCTGGTGGCGAACCTGAAGAAAGAAGGCTCCTCGCACAACTGGCAGCACATCACGGACCAGATCGGGATGTTCTGCTTCACAGGACTGAAGCCTGAACAG GTGGAGCGGCTAACCAAGGAGTTCTCCATCTACATGACCAAGGACGGCCGCATCTCTGTCGCAGGGGTCACATCTGGCAATGTGGCTTACCTGGCCCACGCCATCCACCAAGTCTCCAAGTAA
- the GOT2 gene encoding aspartate aminotransferase, mitochondrial isoform X2, with translation MQASGLPSVRGDSGAWLPANLGSGIPFPKRLVCSSWWAHVEMGPPDPILGVTEAFKRDTNSKKMNLGVGAYRDDSGKPYVLNCVRKAEAQITAKNLDKEYLPIAGLADFNKASAELALGDTNEVIKSGRYVTVQTISGTGSLRVGANFLQRFFKYSRDVYLPKPSWGNHTPIFRDAGMQLQSYRYYDPKTCGFDFTGALEDISKIPEQSVVLFHACAHNPTGVDPRPEQWKELAQAVKKRNLFAFFDMAYQGFASGDINRDSWAVRHFIEQGINVVLSQSYAKNMGLYGERVGAFTVVCKDAEEAKRVESQLKILIRPMYSNPPVNGARIASTILNSPDLRKEWLAEVKGMADRIIGMRTQLVANLKKEGSSHNWQHITDQIGMFCFTGLKPEQVERLTKEFSIYMTKDGRISVAGVTSGNVAYLAHAIHQVSK, from the exons ATGCAGGCGAGCGGCCTACCCTCCGTTCGTGGAGATTCCGGGGCTTGGCTCCCTGCAAATCTGGGCTCAGGGATACCGTTTCCAAAGAGACTGGTCTGCAG TTCCTGGTGGGCTCATGTGGAGATGGGGCCCCCCGATCCCATCCTGGGCGTGACAGAAGCCTTCAAACGGGACACCAACAGTAAGAAGATGAACTTGGGAGTTGGGGCATACCGTGATGACAGCGGGAAGCCGTACGTCTTGAACTGCGTCCGCAAA GCAGAAGCCCAGATCACGGCCAAGAATCTGGACAAGGAGTACTTGCCCATCGCTGGGCTGGCAGACTTCAACAAGGCGTCAGCTGAGCTGGCTTTGGGGGATACGAATGAAGTGATTAAGAGCGGCCGG TATGTTACTGTGCAGACCATTTCTGGGACAGGCTCTTTAAGAGTTGGTGCTAACTTCTTG CAACGGTTCTTCAAGTACAGCCGGGATGTGTACCTCCCCAAGCCTTCCTGGGGGAATCACACCCCCATCTTCAGAGATGCAGGCATGCAGCTGCAGAGCTATCGGTACTATGACCCTAAAACCTGTGGCTTTGACTTCACTGGAGCCTTGGAGGACATCTCG aaaatcccagagcagagtgtggtgctCTTCCATGCCTGTGCTCACAACCCGACAGGAGTGGACCCCCGGCCTGAGCAGTGGAAGGAGCTGGCGCAAGCCGTGAAG AAAAGGAACCTCTTTGCCTTTTTTGACATGGCCTACCAAGGCTTTGCCAGCGGAGACATCAACCGCGATTCCTGGGCTGTCCGTCACTTCATTGAGCAAGGCATTAACGTTGTGCTGTCACAGTCATATGCAAAGAACATGGGCCTCTACG GGGAGCGTGTGGGCGCCTTCACGGTCGTCTGCAAGGACGCGGAGGAGGCCAAGCGAGTGGAGTCCCAGCTGAAGATCCTGATCCGCCCCATGTACTCCAACCCTCCCGTCAACGGAGCCCGCATCGCCTCCACCATCCTGAACAGCCCCGACCTGCGGAAGGAGTG GCTGGCAGAGGTGAAGGGGATGGCTGACCGCATCATTGGCATGCGCACCCAGCTGGTGGCGAACCTGAAGAAAGAAGGCTCCTCGCACAACTGGCAGCACATCACGGACCAGATCGGGATGTTCTGCTTCACAGGACTGAAGCCTGAACAG GTGGAGCGGCTAACCAAGGAGTTCTCCATCTACATGACCAAGGACGGCCGCATCTCTGTCGCAGGGGTCACATCTGGCAATGTGGCTTACCTGGCCCACGCCATCCACCAAGTCTCCAAGTAA